The Veillonellaceae bacterium nucleotide sequence AACAAATTGCTGCCAAAATCCTCTCCCCGGCTGAACCATGTATAGCTTCAGACAGACTGAGAATACCTACAAATATGCTAAGAAACCTGACCAATGGCCAGGTTTTAAAAATAAATTATTACTTTTTCCCAACAACTGCGCAGTATATTGCAAAATGGCTTTGTCCATCAATACCTAATGCATTGTTTAGCGCCTCGTCATCAAAAGCTGCGATTGCACAGGTGCCGCAGCCAATCGACTCGCTTGTCAGATAAAGATTTTGACAGACATGGCCAGCATCAAGATGCAAATAACGATAACCGCGGTCGCCGTATTTCCAAGTCATTCTTTCAGTTACCGCCGTCCAAATAAAAGTGACGGCGCTTAACTTTATTGACGGTTGCTTTAAGCAAGCAGCAAAGATTTCATCAGATATCTCTTTCGTCAACTTCACCGGCAGAAGCTTATGTTCGAGCGCCAAGAAACGATATAAGCCAGGCTCGAGGTCTTCCACATTATTCACCAATAAATAGGTCTCAAAAGCGTGGCAAGCCCCTGCCGACGGTACAGTCCGAAATGTTGCTTTATCACCCATTATGCCCTTAACACCCTGAGTGCACCATAGCAAATATGAAAGTTCAGGCAATGTAACCTTCCGTCCGGAAAACTGTCGTGTGCTTGTCCGCAGTTCAATAAACTCCAGCAAGTTTAAATTAATTTCCGGAAATGTCTCAGGGTCCGGCAAGTCAATCAGCGGCAGAGTATTATCATATTCAAGCTGAAGACGCGGCTGAGGTATTCCCTGTTCCTTCCCTGAAGCGTCAAGATATTTATACTGCGTTAACTGCATAAAGTGTTGTCCAATAGTTTTTTCCATATTACTTCCTCCTTTCCTGTAATTCAGTTAATAATTCACTTGGCGTAATATTATGATACGACAGCAGTACCAGACAGTGGTACCAGAGATCAGCCATTTCATATAAGATTTCTGCTTTATTATTGTTCTTTGAAGCTATAATTGTCTCAGCCGACTCTTCACCAACCTTTTTTAGAATCTTATCCTGCCCCTTAGTAAAAAGATAGGTGGTGTACGACCCCTCTTTGGGGTTTTGTTTGCGATCGGCTATAACATCATACAGTTCGTGAAGAATGGCAGCTGCTGACTGCCCGTAAACCTTGCTTACATCAACTATCTTATCAGCACTAATGTCTGTCTCAGCAATTTTTCGGCTAAAGCAGGAAAAAGTCCCTTCATGGCAGGCGGCTCCAGTCTGGTCAACCTTTACCAAAATTGCATCGGCATCACAATCGTAGTAAATTTCTTGAACCTTTTGCACATGGCCCGATGTTTCGCCCTTTTGCCATAATCTTGCCCGGCTGCGGCTGTAAAACCAAGTGACCTTCGTTTCAACTGTCTTTTTTAGGGCTTCTTGATTCATATATGCCAACATTAAAACAGTATTCGTTCTAGCGTCTTGAATTATAGCCGGTACAAGCCCTTGCTTATCAAATTTTATTTGTTCTATGTTCACAGTCTCACCTCTACGTTGCGGGACTTGAGATATTCCTTTACCTGTCTGACAGTAAACTTCCCATAATGAAATACCGAAGCAGCCAAAACCGCATCGGCCTTACCCGCCGTAAGCACATCATAAAAATGGTGAAGTTCTCCGGCACCACCTGAAGCAATAACCGGAACGTCAACTGCCTCCGACACCGCACGCGTCAAAGCAATATCATAACCGTCTTTTGTTCCGTCTTTATCCATACTGGTTAAGAGAATTTCCCCGGCTCCAAGATAGGTCGCCTTTTTTGCCCACTCAATTACATCAAGTCCGGTCGGTGTTCGCCCGCCGTTTATATATACTTCCCATTTGTTATCCCCAGCATGCCTTGCATCAACTGCCAGAACAATGCATTGACGCCCAAACACTTTAGCGCCTTCTGCTAGCAGTTCCGGGTTCTTTACGGCAGCTGTATTAAGTGACACCTTATCGGCTCCGGCTTTTAGTATTGTCCGGATATCATCGAGGGCACGGATGCCACCGCCCACAGTGAATGGAATAAATACTTGGGCCGCCGTCTCCTCGACCACCTGAACTATAGTCTTGCGTTCCTCGCAGGAGGCTGTTATATCTAAAAAAACAAGCTCATCAGCAATTTCTTTGTCATACACCGACGCAAGTTCAACCGGGTCGCCGGCGTCCCTGAGACCTATAAAGTTTGTCCCTTTTACTACACGTCCGTCCTTAACATCAAGACAAGGGATAATCCGCTTGGTATACATTTAATCACTCTCCCCGTGCAACCATAATGGCCTCCGTTAGGTTAAGGCTACCGGTATATATAGCTTTACCAACAATAACGCCTTCAACGCCGTCGTTTGCCGCAGCCTTGACAGCATAAATATCGTCCAAACAACTGACCCCGCCCGAGGCAATAACCTTTATTCCGGCAGTTCTTGCCAAAGTTCCGGTCGCAGCAATATTAACGCCTGCCAACGTGCCGTCGCGAGAAATATCAGTATAAATAATTCGCTCAACGCCAACATCGGCCATTTTCTTTGCTAGTTCCTCGGCTTGAATACCGCCGCTGACACCCCAACCGTCAACAGCTACCTGCCCCTCTCTGGCGTCGATGCCAACAACTATCTTAGCGCCATGTAACCGGCAAGCCTGCTCAACCAGTTCAGGCTTACGGACTGCTACCGAACCAACAATCACTCTGTTGACGCCCGTCTGTAAAACCTCTTCAATATTTTCAAGGGTTCGTATACCGCCCCCTAATTGTATCGGTATATTAACTGATTTAACAATGTCCTTTACTATGTCTAAATTAACCGACTTGCCTGCTAATGCACCATCTAAGTCTACAACATGCAAAAACTCCGCGCCTTGCGCTGCCCACTTTTCGGCCATATCGACCGGATTATCGGCGAAAACGGTTTCCTGATCAAAACGGCCCTCAGTTAGCCTCACGCATTTACCGCCGCGGATATCAATTGCAGGAAATATAATCATAGTTTCAGCTCCTTGAAGTTGGCAAGAATCTTAAGACCTACACTGCTTGATTTTTCCGGATGAAATTGCACGGCTTGGACGTTGCCATATCCAACCGCAGCTGTAACTGTACCGCCATAATTAGCCACAGCAGTGATAATTCCCGGGGCTTTTGGTACTGCGTGATAACTATGCACAAAATATACATATGAATTTGCCGGCATCCCAGCAAAGAGCCGGCTATTAGCTTGAAACTTCAGACTATTCCAGCCCATATGTGGAATCTTAAAGCCCGGCGCCTCAATTTTTCGGACCACTCCGGGAAAAATTTTTAGTCCCTCAACTTCGGGATCCTCTTCACTGCTCTCAAATAATAGCTGCAAACCAAGACAGATTCCCAGAAAAGGAGTACCCCGCTTTATAATATGCCGTATAACTTCTACCAGTTTATAGTCTACGAGGTTTTTCATGCAGTCGCCGAAAGCTCCAACGCCTGGCAAAATTACCTTTTCAGCATTTTCTATTACAGAAGCATCACTGGTTATTACCGTCTCAGCGCCTAGCATGGTAAACGCTTTATGAACACTGTAAAGATTGCCCATACCATAATCAATAATCGCAATCATCTTTTTCAACTCCTTACAGCATTCCTTTAGTCGACATTACACCATTAATCCGAGCATCTAGCCGTGTTGCCTCATCAAGCGCTCTTCCCAGTGCCTTAAACAGAGCTTCCACAATATGATGAGCGTTTTTCCCGGCCAGCATTTTTACATGCAGTGTTAAACCGGCATTATTAGCAAGTGCCCGAAGAAATTCCTCGGTCATTTCACAATCATAATTACCAATGCGATCAGTCTGTACTTCTACGTCATAGACCAAGAACGAACGTCCGCTTATATCTAACGACACCATTACAAGCGCCTCATCCATGGGTACAAACGCTGTTCCATAACGTCTAATGCCAGTCTTATCACCCAGTGCTTTCTTAATCACCTGGCCTAAGACAATTCCCGCATCTTCTATAGTGTGATGGCAGTCAACAAATAAATCTCCATCAGCTTTTAGCTTTAAATCAAACAATCCATGCTTAGCCAGCAATATAAGCATATGATCAAAGAAACCAACACCTGTGCTGATTTCGGCTTTGCCTGATCCGTCGATATTCACTACTGCGGAAATAGCGGTTTCAGCTGTTTTTCTTGACAGCTCGGCAGTTCGCATCCCACTTACCCTCTTTCCATATAAGCTTTTACAGTCTTGATTAATATATCGTTTTCAACCGGAGTGCCGACGGATATTCGTATGCAGTCAGCAAGCTCAGCAGATGAGCTGAAATCCCTTACACCTATTCCCTTATCGGCTAGGTAAGAATTTAGTTCCTTGGCGCGGCAAGTTCTAATCAATATAAAATTAGCTTCCGACGGATAAACATCTATGCCCGGAACCGCCTGTAACGCCTCAGCCATACGATTGCGTTCAGTAATTGTCTGCTGAATGCCTGTGGAAAATTCATCACGCATTTGATAGACAACCTCAGCCGCCGCAAGTGATAAAGCATTAACATGATACGGCATCATTACTTTGCCAACCGCCGCAGTCAGTTCAGGCGAAGCCAGCATATAGCCGACGCGAGCCGACGCCAGACCGTAGGCCTTTGAAAAAGTTCTGGTGACAATTAAGTTCTTATAGTCAGCTAAAAGTCCGACGGCTGATTTTCCGTAAAATTCATAATAGGCTTCATCAACAACGACAGGGCAATCTGCCCGGTTTAGGATGTATTCGATATCTTCCGGCGGCATAACATTACCAGTAGGATTATTAGGGTTGCATAGCATAATAAGACTGGCTTTTGAAGTTCGGGCGGCTTCGACAACTTTATCGCGGTCTAATGAAAAATCAGCATTGAGCGGCACCTGCACCGCCTTGCTGTCAGCCATTTTAACATAGATGCCATACATCGAAAATGATGGCGTCGGGTATACAATGCTATTCGCTGATCCGCCCAGTGCATGGCAAAGAGCCAGCAATATTTCACTTGAGCCGCTGCCGATTATAACATGATCGATTGTTAAGCTGAATTCGCGGGCAATTTGTTCCCGAAGTCCAATCATCCCCATCTCAGGATAACGGTTAAACGCCAGAAATGACAGCTTGCTTATTACCTTCTCCTGCACTAGCGGCGGCAAATTCACCGGACTTTCATTTGCATCCAGTTTAATATCCCATTCTTTTTCCTCAACTGTATATGTCGGTAGCGTTTCTAGCCCTGCTCGAAATTTCCACATATTATCCCCTCACTCTTATTGCATTGGCGTGTGCTGTCAGCCCTTCAGCTTCAGCTAGTTTAATAATATCTGAGCTTGCCTGAAACAGGGCTTTTTGAGTATACGCAATAATACTTGTCTTTTTCATAAATGTTTCAACATTTAATACCGAATAAAAGCGAGCCGTGCCGCCAGTCGGCAAAACGTGGTTCGGACCGGCATAATAATCACCCAATGGTTCCGGGGAGTATGGTCCTAAGAAGACCGCGCCAGCATTACGAACATACGGTAGCATGGTCATCGGCTCAGCGGTCAGTATTTCCAAATGTTCAGGTGCTGATATATTGGCAAGTTCCATAGCTTCCATAATATTTTGGGTAACAATTATCAGTCCATTCCTATCAAGCGCCGCTGCCGCTATTTCCCGCCGCGGCAGTTTAGCCAACTGAGCGTGCACTTCAACTTCAATACTTTTGGCCAGTTCAGCGCTATCGGTTATTACAATGCTAGAAGCCAAAACATCATGTTCGGCCTGACTTAACATATCCGCCGCAACATAACTCGGATTCGCAGTACTATCAGCTACTATTAAGATTTCGCTTGGCCCGGCTAGCATATCAATATCGCAGCAGCCGTAAACGGCCTTTTTGGCCAAAGTAACAAAAATATTGCCTGGTCCGGTAATTTTATCCACGCGGGGGACGTTTGCCGTCCCAAATGCTAACGCGGCAATAGCTTGGGCGCCGCCGATCTTAAAGATTCTCGCAACACCGGCGATTTTTGCTGCGGCCAGAACGTACGGATTTACACTTCCATCACGCGACGGAGGAACAACCATGATAATTTCCTTCACCCCGGCTACATCGGCTGGAATAGCATTCATAAGCACCGAAGACGGGTAACTAGCAGTACCGCCTGGTACATAAATTCCAACCCGATCAAGCGGGATACAGCTTTGCCCAAGTATTGAACCATGATCGCGATAGGTTAGCCAGGATTTGGGCACCTGTTCTTCATGAAAGCGACGAACGTTCGCCGCAGCTCGTTCGAGAGCTCTTAATATATGCGGATCGGCATTTTTAACAGCTTCATTAATTTCAAACTGAGTTACTTCTATAGTCTTCGCTGTAAGGGCGACTCCATCAAAGATTTCGGTATAGGAGAATACTGCCTCATCACCCTTCTCCCGTACATCGCCGACAATTCTATCGACAACCTCGGCAGCTGTAAGTTCGGCACCGAAAGTGGTTTTAATCCTAGCTTTTGCACCTTCTCCCAAAGGTACTTTATCAAAGGAAGGCTTAGCCAACAGAGTTCTTATTTCTTCAATAGTTAATTCACTAGTAAATACGGTTCTCATATACCGCCCTCGCTTTCCATAAGCAGCTTAAGATCCTCAGCCATCTTATTTATGCGGTCAAATTTCATCTTAAAGCTTACGCGATTTGCTATAAACCGAGCTGTAGCCGGGTGGATTTGAGCTACCTCGATAAGCTGATTCTCTTTCAAGGTCCGGCCGGTTTCTACTATATCAACAATCATTTCAGCTAGGCCAACCATTGGGGCCAGTTCAATTGAGCCGTTAAGCTTAATAATTTCCATCTGAATTCCCAGGCTATTAAAGAAACGTTCAGCAATCTTAGGATATTTTGTAGCAACCCGCATGTGTGCATAATCGCTTATTTTTTCTTGTTTCAAGGCTTGCGGCACTGCAACCATAAGGCGGCAAAAGCCGAACTTTAGATCAAGTAGTTCATATACATCTTTGCCTTCTTCCAGCAAAACATCTTTACCGATTATACCAACGTCGGCTGCACCGTATTCAACATAGGTCGGCAAATCAGCTGTCTTAGTTATGATAAAACGGATTTTTTCCTGTTCGTTCGTAATAACTAATTTTCGAGATTTCTCACTCAAACCTTCAGCGGTATAGCCGATATCATTCAGCATTTTAGCCGAGGGTGCAAATAACTTGCCTTTTGGCAGTGCAATGGTTAAATAATTTAAATCGCTTGATGTCATACGGCCTCTCACAACCCTTTAGTTATTTAAAGTATTAATATATTGAATATAGTAACACTATCATAAATATTCGTCAAGCAACATTGTAGGATTTTTTATGAATACGTAGAAGTATTTAACAAAATACTATTGGTGAAGAAGGGGGACTATTTCTGTGCCCACATTAAATATTGTTGTACTTAATAAACTTGCCGAGCGCCATCTTACCGCAATAAAAAATATAGTACCGCTTAGCAATATCATTACTGTCGAACAAGAAGATGCTGTCAACTACATTGCTGATTGCGACATTCTCGTCGCATGGGGGTGGATGGATATTCGCCCGCTGTTAAGCAGTGCGCCCAACTTAAAATGGATACACTCACTTAGCGCCGGTGTCGAAAATATGATAACACCAGAGCTCCAGTCCGCCGCTGCAATCCTCACAAATTCTAAGGGCATTCACGGCATTCCGGTTTCAGAGCATGTTCTCGCCTTAATGCTGGCCTTTAGCCGCGGTTTAAATTATTTTGTCCGCCACCAAATCGATAAGCAATGGAAACGCGCTCATGTAGATGAAATTCACGGTAAAACAATCGGCATCGTTGGTCTTGGCAGTATCGGACGGGAAATCGCCAAAAAAGCCAAAGGTCTTGGAATGGATGTAGTCGCCGTTAAAAGGCAGCCTACTACCGAGCTGTTTGTTGATAAATTGTTTGCTCCCGAGGCTTTAGATGAAATGCTGTCAGTTTCAGATTTTGTCGTTGCCGCACTGCCGCTCCTGCCTGATACCAAGGAATATTTTAAACTCGAACAATTTGCCGCTATGAAAAAATCGGCCTACTTTATTAACATTGCCCGCGGCGGTATCGTACGTGAAGCCGATCTAATTACAGCTCTGAAGGACGGCTTGATTAAAGGCGCCGGGCTGGACGTATTCGAACACGAACCGCTCAGCGAAGACTCACCGCTCTGGGATATGCCGAATGTTATTCTTACCCCGCATCTAGCTGCCCTCTCACCGTATTATCTTGATAGGGCTGTTAAATTATTCGCCGAAAATCTTGGACGTTTTGCCAAAAACGACGAAATGCAAAATTTGATTGATAAAATAAAGGGCTACTAAGTTAGTGCATGTTGTCGGCCATCTTAAGTATACGAAGCTCCGGCGGATCGGTATCCGCCGGAGCTTTATGGTGTATGCCCACAATTTCAACAACCCGCGGATCCTCGTTAATAGCACTCAACAGAGCGGCGCTTCGCTCAGGATGATGAAAGTATATATAAAAAGCGTGGCGCATATTATTTAGTATAGTGCCCTTCCCTGCTCTACCCCACTGTTTAGCCCATTTACCGTTAAGCTTATGCGCAATAACAGTCAGTATTTTATCAATAGTGCTGACATCACCTTTTACTTTACCAACGTCATGCAGCAGCGCGCTTTTAATTAATATCGTGCTGTTAATCTGCGGCTGCCCCAAAGCAAGTTTAAGTGCTGAATAGGCAACATTGAGCGCGTGTCTTTGATCCGGCAAATTCATGCCCCAAAATAGTTTTTGTTCCCGCTCATTAAGATGTTTGGCAATAAAAATTCGGTCTTTGTCTGTTATCTTAGCAGTAAGCGCCGCAGCAACTTGCTTCACTCGATTTAGCATTAATTTAATCACCTATATAAACTAGTTTCCCATAACCCTTAGAAACTTGCATTGAGGCCGCTTCAGCCTGCGATTGGGGAATTAGAGCTAGTTCAACAATCTTACCGCCCCGCCTCTGTTCTTCGGCATAAGCTATAGCCTCCTTAAGCATACCCTCGCTCCACCCAATATAAATATCTTTTGAATCCGGAGACATAGCTATACCTTGGCGCTCCATAGCGAGCATAATTCTTTCTATTCCTAAAGCAAAGCCTGTTGCCGGCCAGTCAGCACCAAACGATCCGGCCATTCTATCATATCGGCCGCCCCCGCATAAAGGAAATCCTAAACCTGGCGTATATCCCTCAAAAACCATTCCAGTATAGTATTCAAAATTACGAATAATTCCTAAATCAAAATTTACATATTTTCCTACTCCGTAATTTTTTAAGATACTGTATATTTCACTAAGGTTATCAAGCGCCTTCCGGCTGGTTTCATTAGTAATCATGCTATAAGATTGGCTTAGCATATCTTCACGTCCATGAAGAACGGGTACTTGCTTAAGCAATTTTTGGGCGGCAGGGCAGAGCCCGCTATTGCTCAGAATTTCACCTAATCCAACTAAGTCGCGATTAACCAAGGCTTGTTTAACAGCCTGGCGCTGAGCCGACGTTAGTTGATATTCATTCATAATACCATTGATAAACTCGACTTGCCCTAAACTAACCTGAAAATTAGTCAGTCCGGCCTCAAGCATCGCCTCGATAGCAAGAGCTATAACTTCGGCATCGGCTGTGGCCTCCGAACGGCCTAATAATTCTACGCCGGCCTGGTAAAATTCGCATTGACGCCCAGCTTGCGCTTCCTCATACCGAAAAACATTTGTTAAGTAAAAGATTTTTAACGGCAGAGTATTCTCCCGCAGCCTAGTTGCGGCTACTCGGACGATTGGTGTAGTCATATCCGGTCTGAGCGCTAATATGCGATTGTTTTTATCAAGAAATTTAAACATATTATTCTGAAGGTCACCGGAGCTCCCCACCGTTAACGTTTCCAAATATTCAAAAGTCGGTGTGACAACTTCGTCGTAGCCCCAACCGGCAAAAAGCTTACTAAATGAAGCTTCAATATTACGCTTGCGGTTAGCATCCCGTGGTAACAGATCTCTTGTCCCGTAAGGAATTTTTGGTACAAATGCTTCATTGTTCATTAATGTTCCAACCTTTCTGTTCTTTCAGCAGTAGTCTTAAGGCTGCTGATCTCCCAAGCGTTCTAAAACAATCTTATAACCGTCCGCACCATAATGTAGGCACCTTTTGACACGACTGATGGTTGCAGTACTGGCTCCCGTCCTGGCAACAATATCATCATAAGTATGACCAAATTTTAGCATGCGGGCTACTTCCAACCGTTGGGCTAATGCCTTTAATTCACTGATTGTACAAATATCTTCAAAGAATTGATAGCATTCTTCCTCATTCTTCAACAATAAAATGGCCTTAGCCAGTTGATCGGTCAATGCATCCTTAAGCTTAGGATTAACAGACATGTCCATACGCTCCTTTTCAATAATGCCCTATATTGTTCTATCATTTCGTTCTAAATCTAATATTTTCCTGCTTTATTACTTTTATTCTTTAATTTGTGAAATCATAACTTTATTTTTAAAAACCCTTGACACCGCTTTTCTAATAGTGCTATTATTATTTCTATCAACTGAATACTGATTTACTTTCATCAAGAGTTGGCTGAGGGACTGGCCCAATGACGCCGCGGCAACCATTCGCTTTCATAAGCGAAAACGGTGCCAATTCCTACAGGATTAATCCTGGCAGATGAAGAGTAGCGTAGTCTATTATACGTTTCTTCATTTGTGAAGAAACGTTTTTCTATTCTTAGTTTAAGGATTGAAAGGAGCAATTATAAATGATTAAGTTGACCGGCATAAAAAAGGTTTATAAAGGCGCTAATGGTCCTGTTCCGGCGCTAGACGGAGTTAATCTCAATATTAACCAAGGTGAAATTTTCGGCGTTATCGGTAAAAGCGGCGCCGGTAAAAGCACTTTGATCAGATGTATAAATATGCTAGAGCGTCCTACCGAAGGCAGCGTTATCGTCGACGGTCAAAACCTTGTTGAAATGTCTGAGCAAAAACTACGTGACGCCCGCAAAAAGATTGGAATGATTTTCCAACACTTTAATCTCCTCTCTTCAAGGACTGTATTTGATAATGTTGCGTTCCCCCTTGAGCTGGCCGGAGCAAGCAAAGAAACTATCCAAAAAGAAGTAAACCATCTGCTTGACTTAGTTGGTCTGGCTGATAAAAGAGACCAGTATCCAGCACAACTAAGCGGCGGTCAAAAACAGCGGGTCGGCATCGCCCGGGCGCTGGCCAATAATCCGAAAGTATTGCTTTGCGATGAAGCAACATCGGCCCTAGATCCTCAGACAACAAAGTCTATCCTCAAACTGTTAAAAAACATAAATCAAAAACTAAATCTTACTATTGTTCTTATAACTCATGAGATGAATGTTATTAAAGAAATTTGTGACAGGGTAGCTGTTATCGAAAATGGCGGTATTATTGAGCAAGGCAATGTAATCGATATCTTTACCAAGCCGCAGGCAGATACAACCCGGGAGTTTATCAGCTCAATTATTAATCACGACTTGCCGGATATCCTGGCAGATATATCTTTTTCACCGGTACCTTTGCCTGAAAGTAATTTGGTTCTGCGGATTTCCTTCTTTGGTCATTCTACCGAAGAGCCGATTATCGCAAGCATGATTCGCCGCTTCAATGTGGACGCCAGTATCCTGTACGGCAATATAGACCATATTCAGAATACTCCGTTTGGCACCTTAATAATTGAATTATCCGGCTCACAAAACAGTATTCAAAATGCTTTGAACTATTTGCAGACCCGAGAATTAGGAATAGAGGTGATTGGTTATGTCGCAAGAGATAATCGTGTTGCTGGGTAACGCTCTTTGGGAAACAACTTATATGGTAGCCGCATCAACAATTATTTCAATAATCCTGGGAGTTCCGTTAGGCGTTATTCTGGTTACAACTGATAAAGGGCATATCTTGGAAAACATACCGTTTAACCGTATCTTGGGATCTATCGTTAACGCGACCCGCTCAACACCGTTTATCATTTTGATGGTTGCAATAATTCCATTAACCCGTTTAATTGTAGGAACATCTATCGGAACAGAAGCAGCCATCGTTCCT carries:
- the hisZ gene encoding ATP phosphoribosyltransferase regulatory subunit → MNNEAFVPKIPYGTRDLLPRDANRKRNIEASFSKLFAGWGYDEVVTPTFEYLETLTVGSSGDLQNNMFKFLDKNNRILALRPDMTTPIVRVAATRLRENTLPLKIFYLTNVFRYEEAQAGRQCEFYQAGVELLGRSEATADAEVIALAIEAMLEAGLTNFQVSLGQVEFINGIMNEYQLTSAQRQAVKQALVNRDLVGLGEILSNSGLCPAAQKLLKQVPVLHGREDMLSQSYSMITNETSRKALDNLSEIYSILKNYGVGKYVNFDLGIIRNFEYYTGMVFEGYTPGLGFPLCGGGRYDRMAGSFGADWPATGFALGIERIMLAMERQGIAMSPDSKDIYIGWSEGMLKEAIAYAEEQRRGGKIVELALIPQSQAEAASMQVSKGYGKLVYIGD
- a CDS encoding methionine ABC transporter ATP-binding protein, yielding MIKLTGIKKVYKGANGPVPALDGVNLNINQGEIFGVIGKSGAGKSTLIRCINMLERPTEGSVIVDGQNLVEMSEQKLRDARKKIGMIFQHFNLLSSRTVFDNVAFPLELAGASKETIQKEVNHLLDLVGLADKRDQYPAQLSGGQKQRVGIARALANNPKVLLCDEATSALDPQTTKSILKLLKNINQKLNLTIVLITHEMNVIKEICDRVAVIENGGIIEQGNVIDIFTKPQADTTREFISSIINHDLPDILADISFSPVPLPESNLVLRISFFGHSTEEPIIASMIRRFNVDASILYGNIDHIQNTPFGTLIIELSGSQNSIQNALNYLQTRELGIEVIGYVARDNRVAG